From the genome of Nitrosopumilus sp., one region includes:
- a CDS encoding plastocyanin has translation MVEILMQNKMLIIFAVSLSALLAGNASDAFAVESPTMHESKIITNGDLYVESKIPTQIPFSVTAMDGFNSPIPVECDKTSKTMFKVGKTTVRCIAFDSFGNKTSDSFVVTIGYEIVRIPDWLKNITQFWISGGISDAEYFQTLSFLLDEKIIHVPYTKMPKNAGDHEIPIWIQTNAERWVNGDMSDDEFSIGMQWLLDKKII, from the coding sequence ATGGTAGAAATTCTAATGCAAAACAAAATGTTGATTATTTTTGCAGTGTCCTTGTCTGCCCTCCTTGCAGGTAATGCAAGTGATGCGTTTGCAGTTGAGTCACCAACCATGCACGAATCTAAAATAATAACAAATGGAGATCTGTATGTTGAATCAAAAATTCCCACTCAAATCCCATTCAGTGTCACTGCCATGGACGGTTTTAACAGCCCCATTCCAGTAGAATGTGACAAGACATCCAAAACGATGTTCAAGGTTGGAAAGACAACCGTGAGATGCATAGCATTTGATTCGTTTGGAAACAAGACAAGTGACTCTTTTGTTGTTACAATCGGATATGAGATCGTCAGGATTCCGGATTGGCTAAAAAATATCACACAGTTCTGGATATCAGGCGGCATATCTGATGCCGAATACTTTCAAACATTGAGCTTCTTGTTGGATGAAAAGATAATTCATGTGCCGTATACCAAGATGCCCAAAAATGCTGGGGACCACGAAATTCCAATCTGGATACAAACCAATGCTGAAAGATGGGTCAACGGCGACATGTCTGATGATGAATTTTCTATTGGAATGCAATGGCTGTTGGATAAAAAAATAATTTAA
- a CDS encoding aconitate hydratase codes for MGVDTDTTAKLVSDVYLKLKENIVKYRNVTGGPLTLTEKILSGHFNKIDDEKFAGGKDYVFLKPDRVALQDVTGQMVMLQFMQAELSQTSLPTTVHCDHLIRAEVQGDVDMKVSLDENSEVFKFLQSSSAKYGCGFWKPGAGIIHQVVLENYAFPGGLMIGTDSHTPNAGGLGMIAIGVGGLDAAETMAGLPWELLYPKKIGVKLTGELSGWTAPKDIILKVVDELTVSGGTNAIVEYFGPGTKSISCTGKATIANMGAEIGATCSVFPYDERMETYLKYTNRSEIAELANQNKDSLIADPEVEANPEKYFDRVIEINLSTLEPHIVGPHTPDLARTISELSGDVTSKDYTDPISVALIGSCTNSSYEDMSRAASLAEQAKSKGIKAKIPLLVTPGSEQIRGTIERDGQMDSLKDIGATVLANACGPCIGQWNRPELETDQQNTIVTTFNRNFPGRNDGRRNTLNFIGSPEMIIALALGGKLSFNPLTDDLTAADGTKFKLEPPKPAPEVPEDGFVIPEGTFVAPPEDSSDVKVIIDSESKRLQRLEPFSKWNGQDFEEIPIMVKAKGKCTTDHISPAGAWLSLRGHLDNLSDNMLLGAVNAFNDQVGQGKNILNDKLESFSSIARQYKEKQMRWVIVGDNNYGEGSSREHAAMTPRYLGCAAVITKSLARIHETNLKKQGVLALTFGNSNDYEKILEDDKISLVNLNGLEPGKQVKCVISHSDGNKDEILLNHSYNKAQIEWFKSGSALNVLRNK; via the coding sequence ATGGGTGTGGATACCGATACTACTGCCAAACTCGTCTCTGACGTATATCTGAAGTTAAAAGAAAATATTGTAAAATATCGAAATGTAACTGGCGGCCCTCTCACTCTTACTGAGAAAATTCTATCTGGCCATTTTAATAAAATTGATGATGAGAAATTTGCTGGCGGAAAAGACTATGTCTTTCTAAAGCCTGACAGGGTTGCATTACAAGACGTCACAGGACAGATGGTAATGCTTCAGTTCATGCAAGCAGAACTCAGTCAGACTTCCTTGCCTACAACCGTACATTGTGATCATCTGATCCGGGCTGAAGTTCAAGGCGATGTTGACATGAAGGTTTCCCTTGATGAAAACAGCGAGGTCTTCAAGTTCCTGCAGTCATCTTCTGCAAAATACGGATGTGGTTTTTGGAAACCTGGAGCAGGCATTATCCATCAGGTAGTTCTAGAAAACTATGCGTTTCCTGGGGGATTGATGATTGGTACAGACTCTCACACTCCTAATGCGGGAGGATTGGGAATGATTGCCATAGGTGTTGGCGGTTTGGATGCAGCTGAAACCATGGCAGGTCTGCCTTGGGAACTGCTTTATCCTAAAAAGATTGGCGTTAAACTAACTGGAGAGCTCAGCGGATGGACTGCTCCTAAAGATATTATTCTAAAAGTTGTAGATGAACTAACTGTATCTGGCGGCACAAATGCGATTGTCGAGTATTTTGGTCCTGGAACAAAGTCTATCAGTTGTACCGGTAAGGCAACCATTGCGAACATGGGCGCGGAAATTGGTGCAACATGTTCTGTTTTTCCATACGATGAAAGAATGGAAACATATCTGAAATACACCAACAGATCTGAGATTGCAGAACTTGCAAACCAAAACAAGGATTCCCTCATTGCAGATCCTGAGGTTGAAGCAAATCCTGAAAAATATTTTGACAGGGTGATTGAAATCAACCTGTCCACCTTGGAACCCCATATTGTCGGACCTCACACTCCTGATTTGGCAAGAACCATCTCCGAACTATCTGGTGACGTGACATCAAAAGATTACACTGATCCAATCTCTGTTGCATTAATCGGAAGTTGCACAAACTCATCCTATGAGGACATGTCAAGGGCTGCAAGTCTGGCAGAACAGGCAAAATCCAAAGGAATCAAGGCGAAGATTCCGTTGCTGGTAACGCCTGGATCTGAGCAAATTCGAGGAACCATTGAGCGAGATGGACAGATGGATTCTCTAAAAGACATCGGTGCAACCGTTTTGGCAAATGCATGCGGTCCGTGCATTGGTCAATGGAACAGGCCCGAATTGGAAACAGATCAGCAAAATACCATTGTGACAACATTTAACAGAAATTTCCCCGGAAGAAATGACGGACGCAGAAATACCCTTAACTTTATTGGCAGTCCTGAAATGATAATCGCTTTGGCATTGGGCGGAAAGCTTTCCTTTAATCCACTGACTGATGATTTGACAGCAGCTGATGGGACAAAGTTCAAGCTTGAACCTCCAAAGCCGGCCCCTGAGGTTCCTGAGGACGGATTCGTGATTCCTGAGGGAACCTTTGTTGCCCCGCCAGAGGATTCTAGTGATGTTAAAGTCATTATTGATTCTGAAAGTAAGCGGCTGCAGCGTCTGGAACCTTTTTCAAAATGGAATGGCCAAGACTTTGAGGAAATACCAATCATGGTAAAGGCCAAGGGAAAGTGTACGACTGATCACATATCCCCTGCAGGTGCATGGCTTTCACTGCGTGGGCATTTGGATAATCTCAGTGACAATATGCTGTTGGGAGCAGTCAACGCATTCAATGATCAGGTAGGTCAAGGAAAGAATATTCTTAACGATAAGCTGGAATCTTTTTCAAGCATTGCAAGACAATACAAGGAAAAGCAAATGAGATGGGTGATTGTAGGTGACAATAACTATGGTGAAGGCAGCAGCAGAGAACACGCTGCCATGACTCCTAGGTATCTGGGATGTGCTGCAGTCATCACGAAAAGTCTTGCACGAATCCATGAGACCAATCTGAAAAAGCAAGGTGTCCTTGCATTGACATTTGGCAATTCTAACGACTATGAGAAAATTCTTGAAGATGACAAAATCAGCCTGGTTAATCTAAACGGCTTGGAACCTGGCAAACAAGTGAAATGCGTCATTTCACATTCAGATGGAAACAAGGATGAAATTCTGTTGAACCACTCTTACAACAAGGCTCAAATTGAATGGTTCAAGTCCGGATCAGCACTCAATGTATTGAGAAACAAGTGA
- a CDS encoding Lrp/AsnC family transcriptional regulator has product MATAYVLINCELGSEENIIQQLKGLEGVKEVHGTFGAYDILAKIESDTVEKLRETITWKIRKIEKIRSTLTLMGIEGQT; this is encoded by the coding sequence ATGGCAACAGCTTATGTTTTAATAAACTGTGAACTAGGTTCTGAGGAAAATATCATACAACAGCTAAAGGGCTTAGAAGGTGTTAAGGAAGTTCATGGAACTTTTGGCGCATACGATATTTTGGCCAAGATAGAATCTGACACTGTCGAAAAACTAAGAGAAACAATTACTTGGAAAATTCGAAAAATTGAAAAGATTCGCTCTACTCTTACCCTGATGGGTATTGAAGGTCAAACATAA
- a CDS encoding EVE domain-containing protein, with the protein MANYWLAKQEPSGPRGYNFEQLKKEKTTVWDGVHNNLALKHMREMKPDDLVLFYHTGKERQAVGIMQITSKPYPNPKEDVERFIVVDVKYKKSLKRPVTLVEMKGEEKFKDWELIRISRLSVMPVPETIWNMIIKISQT; encoded by the coding sequence ATGGCAAACTATTGGTTGGCAAAGCAAGAGCCCAGCGGTCCTCGCGGCTATAATTTTGAGCAGCTAAAAAAAGAAAAGACGACAGTGTGGGATGGTGTTCACAACAACCTTGCATTAAAGCACATGAGGGAGATGAAACCCGATGATCTTGTCCTGTTCTATCATACTGGCAAGGAAAGACAAGCTGTGGGAATAATGCAGATCACCTCAAAGCCCTATCCAAATCCGAAAGAGGACGTTGAACGTTTCATCGTGGTGGATGTGAAATACAAAAAATCATTGAAACGTCCTGTCACTCTTGTTGAAATGAAGGGTGAAGAAAAGTTCAAGGATTGGGAGCTGATAAGAATTTCAAGATTGTCAGTGATGCCCGTACCTGAAACCATTTGGAACATGATCATTAAGATTTCTCAAACCTAG
- a CDS encoding phenylalanine--tRNA ligase subunit beta, whose amino-acid sequence MPVVELSYSRLQKLVGKVSKKQISESLPFLGLDIESEDKDEVRIEYSPNRPDYSTDFGIALGLQGLLGIKTGSVKFNVKKSNKFLISVKPGVSKMRPFVTGIIAKNGKIDDKTLRQLITMQEDLHFGIGRKRKKSSIGIHDLNAISFPLVYTTVDRNHKFVPLNSKDEVSISEILTSTDVGKDYGSLLGQSSQVPLIVDSNQNTVSFPPIINAAVTTVTTKTKNLFVEVTGINKEDAEDMLAVVAIVLQSAGFALESVKISGGKNSSPKLGARKLIVNSSLVNQTLGLDLKIPKIISCLKKSRLDASSKGTNIVCMIPAYRFDIFGPMDLVEEVALGYGIQNLEPTMSPSQTMGKTNPVSLQLKSLDKMMTGLGYLESLNSSLTSKRVLYDMTNRDSAKIISVLDSKSQEHTILRDSILPGLLENLSKNIHESYPQKMFETGTVFEIGSPITEKVNLSGISAHKDANFTEIKSIVQSALNVGFGVKVETKTSSDPIFEKGHCASIILDDMPIGIIGKVDSAIVENYKIRVPVIGFELSLSESILKTEN is encoded by the coding sequence ATGCCAGTAGTCGAGTTGTCCTATTCGCGCCTTCAAAAATTGGTCGGCAAGGTATCAAAAAAACAAATCTCTGAATCTTTACCGTTTCTTGGATTGGACATAGAGTCTGAAGATAAAGATGAGGTTAGAATAGAGTACAGTCCAAACAGGCCTGACTATTCTACTGATTTTGGAATTGCGTTGGGATTGCAAGGATTGCTTGGGATCAAAACGGGTTCTGTAAAATTCAACGTAAAAAAGTCAAACAAGTTTTTGATTTCTGTAAAGCCTGGAGTATCTAAGATGCGACCTTTTGTAACTGGAATCATTGCAAAAAATGGAAAAATTGATGACAAGACTCTCCGGCAACTGATCACTATGCAGGAAGATCTTCATTTTGGAATAGGGAGAAAAAGAAAAAAATCTTCGATTGGAATTCATGATCTGAATGCAATTTCATTTCCTTTGGTTTACACTACCGTTGATAGAAACCACAAGTTTGTACCGCTAAACTCTAAAGATGAAGTTTCAATTTCGGAGATCTTGACAAGTACTGATGTCGGAAAAGATTACGGTTCGCTACTCGGGCAATCTTCGCAAGTCCCTCTGATTGTCGACAGTAATCAAAACACTGTGTCTTTTCCACCGATCATCAATGCGGCAGTCACGACTGTGACCACAAAAACCAAGAATCTCTTCGTAGAGGTGACTGGAATAAACAAGGAAGATGCAGAAGACATGCTTGCAGTTGTGGCCATAGTTTTGCAAAGTGCTGGATTTGCATTGGAATCTGTAAAAATATCTGGAGGAAAAAATTCTTCGCCAAAACTAGGTGCTAGAAAACTGATTGTCAACTCTTCACTGGTCAACCAGACACTTGGATTGGATCTTAAAATCCCTAAAATTATTTCATGCCTTAAGAAATCTCGGCTGGATGCATCATCCAAAGGAACCAACATAGTCTGCATGATTCCGGCGTATCGTTTTGATATTTTTGGACCTATGGACTTGGTAGAGGAAGTTGCTTTGGGATATGGGATACAGAACCTTGAACCCACCATGTCTCCATCACAAACGATGGGAAAAACAAATCCTGTATCGTTGCAACTCAAATCACTGGACAAAATGATGACCGGGTTGGGATATCTTGAGTCTCTGAATTCAAGTCTGACCAGCAAAAGGGTATTATATGATATGACAAACAGGGATTCTGCAAAAATTATTTCTGTATTGGATTCAAAAAGTCAAGAGCACACAATTTTACGTGACTCCATCCTTCCCGGATTGCTGGAAAATCTCTCAAAAAACATTCATGAATCATATCCTCAAAAGATGTTTGAAACTGGAACTGTTTTTGAAATCGGCAGTCCGATAACTGAAAAAGTTAATCTTTCTGGCATCAGTGCTCACAAGGATGCAAATTTCACTGAAATAAAATCTATAGTTCAATCTGCACTTAATGTCGGATTTGGAGTCAAAGTTGAAACAAAAACCTCGTCTGATCCTATTTTTGAAAAAGGTCACTGTGCATCAATCATTCTAGACGATATGCCGATTGGAATTATTGGAAAAGTAGATTCAGCGATTGTTGAAAATTATAAAATCCGTGTTCCTGTGATCGGTTTTGAATTATCGCTGTCAGAGTCAATTCTTAAAACTGAAAACTAG
- a CDS encoding phenylalanine--tRNA ligase subunit alpha has protein sequence MSQVFHDIEKKIITSLRDNPKQSPETLEKSTHLSPDQIRRGMEWLKLKNLAIVTESKTSIVSLGKNGIESFEKGLPERRLLDSLKAGPKKLSVLQGELGSVFGPSMGLARKNNWVETSPEQISLRNSPSDLPGEKTLRLIGYKKLSRDKIDDDDDLSALLRRPDFIVEDVVKAKEIVLSDSAKSLKLSDSSGEIDVEAKVPDVFVARTHPLKDTIDEIREIFVTLGFSEIFGNMTQSSFWNFDALFTPQDHPARELQDTFYLDGIAAKKIGTPDQIKNVSESHKKNWRYQWDINEARKMVLRTHTTCVTIKHLAENKPDEARIFSLGRVFRNEKVSYKHLVEFNQIEGIVVGKDANLRNLMGIQREFYKRIGITKIKFWPTFFPYTEPSLQTMVYNEKLGKWIELFGMGIFRPEVTKPLGITQPVLAWGGGIERIAMLKYELDDVREFYNNNLGWLRSNTKCQ, from the coding sequence TTGTCTCAGGTTTTTCATGATATTGAAAAAAAAATTATTACTTCGCTAAGAGATAATCCTAAGCAATCTCCTGAAACGCTAGAAAAATCCACGCATCTTTCACCTGATCAAATAAGACGAGGCATGGAATGGCTCAAGCTAAAAAACTTGGCAATTGTCACTGAATCAAAAACAAGCATAGTCAGTTTAGGAAAAAATGGCATTGAGTCTTTTGAAAAGGGCTTGCCTGAAAGAAGACTGTTGGATTCACTGAAGGCTGGACCTAAAAAATTATCTGTATTGCAAGGTGAGCTTGGATCTGTTTTTGGACCCTCGATGGGATTGGCTAGAAAAAATAATTGGGTTGAGACATCACCAGAACAAATCTCTCTTAGGAATTCACCTTCGGATCTACCTGGTGAAAAAACCCTTCGTCTTATCGGATACAAGAAATTGTCTAGAGACAAAATTGATGACGATGATGATCTATCCGCACTCTTGAGGAGACCTGATTTTATTGTTGAAGATGTTGTAAAGGCCAAAGAAATCGTCTTGTCTGACTCTGCAAAATCGCTAAAACTTTCGGATTCTTCTGGCGAGATTGATGTTGAGGCAAAAGTTCCAGATGTTTTTGTTGCAAGAACTCATCCGCTAAAAGACACTATTGATGAAATACGTGAAATATTTGTCACACTTGGTTTTTCAGAAATCTTTGGAAACATGACTCAGTCAAGCTTTTGGAATTTTGACGCCCTGTTTACCCCCCAGGATCATCCTGCACGGGAATTGCAAGATACATTCTATTTGGATGGCATTGCTGCCAAGAAAATTGGAACGCCTGATCAAATTAAAAATGTTTCTGAATCCCATAAGAAGAACTGGCGATATCAATGGGACATCAACGAAGCGCGAAAAATGGTCTTAAGGACTCATACCACTTGTGTCACCATCAAACATCTGGCTGAAAACAAACCTGACGAGGCTAGAATTTTCTCGTTGGGCCGGGTGTTTCGAAATGAAAAGGTCAGCTATAAGCATCTCGTAGAGTTTAATCAAATAGAGGGTATTGTGGTCGGCAAGGATGCCAACTTGAGAAATTTGATGGGAATTCAACGTGAATTTTACAAACGAATCGGCATTACAAAAATAAAGTTTTGGCCAACATTTTTTCCGTATACCGAACCGTCTCTGCAGACAATGGTGTACAATGAAAAACTAGGAAAATGGATTGAATTGTTTGGCATGGGTATTTTCAGACCTGAGGTTACAAAGCCTCTTGGAATTACCCAACCTGTTTTAGCTTGGGGCGGGGGAATTGAAAGAATTGCAATGCTAAAATATGAACTAGACGATGTAAGGGAATTTTACAATAACAATTTGGGATGGTTGAGGAGCAATACGAAATGCCAGTAG
- a CDS encoding tryptophan--tRNA ligase translates to MSADDFIVTPWHVEGDIDYDKLIKKFGTEKISSELLEKIKRITGEDNFMLRRGIFFSHREMNRILDEYEKGNKFFLYTGRGPSGHTHIGHLVPWMFAKWLQEKFDVNLYFQLTDDEKFYSKPNLTLEETNKFAYENALDFIALGFNPEKTKIIINTRNIQTLYPIAAKVAKKINFSNTKATFGFTNETNIGMIFYTSLQSAPCFIEDKPVLIPLGVDQDPHFRLTRDIAPKIGKQKPALIHNIMIPSLEGPGGKMSASDDKGTIYTTDAPNVVKKKINKFAFSGGQPDIEQHRKLGGNPDIDVSYQYLRIFFEPDDTKLKIIYDDYKSGRLLSGELKAILIEKINKFLAVHQEKREKAKSQMKQFLLENK, encoded by the coding sequence ATGTCTGCAGACGACTTTATCGTGACTCCTTGGCATGTTGAAGGCGACATCGATTATGACAAGCTAATCAAAAAGTTCGGTACTGAAAAAATTTCTTCAGAACTACTGGAAAAAATCAAGAGAATTACAGGCGAAGATAATTTCATGCTCAGAAGGGGCATTTTCTTTTCCCACAGGGAGATGAATAGAATTCTTGACGAATATGAGAAAGGCAACAAGTTTTTCCTATATACAGGAAGAGGGCCGTCTGGACACACTCACATCGGACATTTGGTTCCATGGATGTTTGCAAAATGGTTGCAAGAGAAATTTGATGTCAACTTGTATTTTCAGCTCACAGACGACGAAAAATTCTATTCAAAACCAAATCTCACTTTGGAGGAGACAAACAAATTTGCATACGAGAATGCATTGGACTTTATTGCACTAGGCTTCAATCCAGAAAAAACAAAAATCATCATCAACACAAGAAACATCCAGACACTCTATCCGATTGCAGCCAAAGTAGCAAAGAAAATTAATTTCTCCAATACAAAAGCGACGTTCGGATTTACAAACGAAACAAACATCGGCATGATTTTTTATACATCGTTACAATCCGCCCCGTGCTTTATTGAAGATAAGCCAGTTCTAATCCCATTAGGAGTTGACCAAGATCCTCACTTTAGGTTAACAAGAGACATTGCACCAAAGATCGGAAAACAAAAACCGGCATTGATTCACAACATAATGATCCCAAGTTTGGAAGGACCAGGAGGAAAGATGTCAGCATCCGATGATAAGGGTACGATATACACAACTGATGCTCCAAACGTTGTAAAAAAGAAAATCAACAAGTTTGCATTCTCAGGAGGGCAGCCAGATATCGAACAGCACAGGAAACTGGGAGGAAATCCAGATATCGATGTGTCGTATCAATATCTAAGAATATTTTTTGAGCCAGATGACACAAAATTAAAAATAATTTATGACGATTACAAATCAGGAAGGTTGCTTTCAGGCGAACTAAAAGCGATTTTGATTGAAAAAATAAACAAGTTTCTTGCAGTCCATCAAGAGAAAAGAGAAAAAGCAAAAAGTCAGATGAAGCAGTTTCTTTTGGAGAACAAATGA
- a CDS encoding pantetheine-phosphate adenylyltransferase, with protein sequence MSQYALVAMGGTFDIIHDGHLALLCRAFEISDKVIIGLTSDELAAKKGKTPNNDYKKRFENLTSSISKKFQNNSFQISKLDDDFGPAVLEKGVEALVVSGETSNQGNVLNELREKKKLSPVQIITVSMILAKDGERISTTRIKNSEIDTKGNLRSIDK encoded by the coding sequence ATGTCTCAATATGCTCTTGTTGCCATGGGGGGCACTTTTGATATTATTCATGATGGACATTTGGCTTTACTTTGTCGTGCATTTGAGATTTCTGACAAGGTCATTATAGGATTGACCAGTGATGAACTTGCTGCAAAAAAAGGAAAAACGCCAAATAATGATTACAAAAAACGGTTTGAAAATTTAACTTCATCAATTTCAAAAAAATTTCAAAATAATTCATTTCAAATCAGTAAGCTAGATGATGATTTTGGACCTGCTGTACTGGAAAAAGGAGTTGAGGCACTAGTTGTAAGCGGTGAAACAAGCAATCAAGGTAACGTACTCAACGAATTACGAGAAAAAAAGAAACTCTCTCCAGTTCAAATCATTACAGTATCCATGATTTTGGCAAAAGACGGAGAAAGGATATCCACAACACGAATAAAAAACTCTGAGATTGATACGAAAGGAAACTTACGATCAATTGACAAGTAG
- a CDS encoding redoxin domain-containing protein: protein MVLLESQIKLKTGDIAPDFELLGIDDKKHSLKDYGNYKGILVIFMCNHCPYVKAKVDALNELHEKYGDAIAVIGINSNDSTDYPEDSFDAMKQTSKEKGFGFDYLVDETQEVAKKYGAMCTPDPFLFNSQKQLVFHGKIDNAMKPDDKATEKTMIANMQKLLDGEKIQKDFDPSIGCSIKWKEN from the coding sequence ATGGTACTTTTAGAATCACAGATCAAGCTAAAGACAGGAGATATCGCACCAGATTTTGAATTATTGGGAATAGATGACAAAAAACATTCGTTGAAGGACTATGGGAACTACAAAGGAATTTTGGTCATCTTCATGTGCAATCACTGTCCATACGTCAAGGCTAAAGTAGACGCCCTGAATGAATTACATGAAAAATACGGAGACGCCATAGCAGTAATTGGCATCAATAGTAATGACTCTACAGATTATCCAGAAGACAGTTTTGATGCAATGAAACAGACATCAAAAGAAAAGGGATTCGGTTTTGATTACCTGGTAGATGAGACACAAGAAGTTGCGAAAAAATATGGCGCCATGTGTACGCCAGATCCATTCTTGTTTAACAGCCAAAAACAATTAGTTTTTCATGGAAAAATAGACAATGCCATGAAACCAGATGACAAGGCTACAGAAAAAACGATGATTGCCAACATGCAGAAATTATTGGATGGAGAAAAAATTCAAAAGGATTTTGATCCTTCAATTGGATGTTCCATCAAGTGGAAGGAAAACTAA
- a CDS encoding ArsR family transcriptional regulator: MGKGYSSEQIRQKLILILDDAVSGMSGVEISKKMDVSRITMTKYLQVFAAEGLLRQKNIGNVNLWFLEPGQESFTFPDDYFKIVSLYIEYLVKGTEAQVYSLIRNCLHSGGLANRLILEVIFPSIDHVKKLYDDAKIGTSEKHLLETTISKSLQIFNQIQVVSDPRKNVIVIASSEQSKLDSETASAAYHSNGWNVSHLGDMSNAINVLFDLDFQKLVGKIWKQKPGILVVVVFSKTSEDLNFFADSINSIKEKSGKPMKLILCGRVSKKTRMRSDLTSEKIDDVLQWSQTVSQNLK, encoded by the coding sequence ATGGGTAAGGGGTATTCTTCTGAACAGATTCGCCAAAAGCTTATCTTGATTTTGGATGATGCCGTTTCTGGAATGTCCGGAGTTGAGATTTCTAAAAAAATGGATGTGAGCAGAATTACTATGACAAAATATCTTCAAGTTTTTGCAGCAGAGGGACTACTTCGACAAAAAAACATTGGAAATGTGAATTTGTGGTTTTTGGAGCCTGGACAGGAGTCTTTTACGTTTCCTGATGATTATTTCAAAATAGTTTCGTTATACATTGAATATCTAGTCAAGGGAACCGAAGCTCAAGTTTACTCTTTAATTCGTAATTGCTTACATTCTGGAGGACTGGCAAACCGCTTGATCCTGGAAGTAATTTTCCCCTCAATTGATCATGTGAAGAAATTGTATGATGATGCTAAAATTGGAACTTCAGAAAAACATCTGCTTGAGACAACAATCTCAAAATCCCTTCAAATTTTCAACCAGATTCAGGTGGTCTCTGATCCAAGAAAGAATGTGATTGTCATTGCATCCAGCGAACAAAGTAAACTGGATTCTGAAACCGCCTCTGCTGCATACCATTCTAACGGTTGGAATGTTTCTCATCTTGGGGACATGTCTAATGCGATCAATGTGTTGTTTGATCTTGATTTTCAAAAATTAGTGGGAAAAATTTGGAAGCAAAAACCTGGAATCTTGGTGGTGGTGGTATTTTCTAAAACTTCTGAAGATCTGAACTTTTTTGCCGATTCGATAAACTCCATCAAGGAAAAATCTGGCAAGCCTATGAAACTGATACTTTGTGGCAGGGTGTCTAAAAAAACCCGGATGCGGTCTGACTTGACATCTGAGAAGATAGACGATGTTTTACAGTGGTCTCAGACGGTATCTCAAAATCTAAAATAA
- a CDS encoding Dam family site-specific DNA-(adenine-N6)-methyltransferase, which produces MEQQYGQILIIPKPFVKWAGGKRQLIPILNENLPETFGTYFEPFLGGGALLFHMLVERSGQKCSISDLNSDLVLSYTTIRDRVESLIGSLKNHEKNYQKDSKLYYYSIRESNPRSQIEKTSRLIFLNRTCFNGLYRVNSKGKFNVPLGKYSNPNIVNEDNLRSVSHILQSSKTSIKCRDFEAVLRDAKKGDLVYFDPPYQPVSNTANFTSYTKKDFTYDDLARLANLCADLDSKGCRVLLSNSNSKEVAEMFASKPWKISKIKANRSINSNSKKRTGHFELLIKNY; this is translated from the coding sequence GTGGAACAACAGTACGGTCAAATTCTTATCATTCCCAAACCATTCGTAAAATGGGCTGGTGGAAAACGTCAACTAATTCCAATTTTAAATGAAAACTTACCTGAAACTTTTGGAACGTATTTTGAGCCCTTTTTGGGCGGAGGGGCATTACTTTTCCATATGCTGGTTGAACGTAGCGGTCAGAAATGCAGTATATCTGATCTAAATTCTGATTTGGTGTTGTCATACACCACTATCCGAGACAGAGTTGAATCTTTAATCGGTTCTCTAAAAAATCATGAAAAAAATTATCAGAAAGATTCAAAATTGTACTATTACTCCATTCGAGAGAGTAATCCGAGAAGTCAGATTGAAAAGACTTCCAGGCTAATCTTTTTGAACAGAACTTGCTTCAATGGATTATACCGTGTTAACAGCAAGGGAAAATTCAACGTTCCATTGGGAAAATATTCAAATCCAAATATTGTAAATGAGGATAATCTTCGTTCAGTAAGTCATATTTTACAATCAAGCAAGACATCGATAAAATGTAGGGACTTTGAGGCGGTTCTTCGTGATGCTAAAAAAGGAGATCTTGTATATTTTGATCCTCCATATCAACCAGTTAGCAATACGGCTAATTTCACCAGCTATACAAAGAAGGACTTTACATATGATGATCTTGCCAGATTGGCCAATCTTTGTGCCGATCTAGACTCTAAGGGATGCAGGGTTCTTTTGTCAAATTCTAATTCTAAAGAGGTTGCGGAAATGTTTGCGTCAAAACCCTGGAAAATTAGCAAGATTAAGGCAAATCGTTCAATCAACTCTAATTCTAAAAAGAGAACCGGCCATTTTGAACTGTTAATCAAAAATTATTAG